A window of Esox lucius isolate fEsoLuc1 chromosome 18, fEsoLuc1.pri, whole genome shotgun sequence contains these coding sequences:
- the tab2 gene encoding TGF-beta-activated kinase 1 and MAP3K7-binding protein 2 isoform X2, producing MAQGSHQIDIQVLHDLRQKFPEVPEGVVSQCVLQNNNNLDACCEYLSQVSPGYLYFEGGALNHADDPSFTRLRNHMTQLNLGLQSQNVHVAPGRDSLRMNGSRTLSHSLSDGPLQAGQAPNSDFFQPEPQSAPPQVPAGLNVFGVMEPAPRKPQPPQHLGLYQRGGKGQSSGQPTPRFNPITVTLAPNIQPGRSTPTSLHIHGGPHATSGLSSPQSIYIRPYVTQPGGTTRQQHPGRAQYSPTSQQQVYQISHPTSLPGSSHTSQHQSPGHRTSHVYMPISSPTNPQAPSSILQPPPGGQGPSGAPSFSQYNIQNISTGPRKNQIEIKLESPQRSTSSTATAVLRPGSSSRPNSSSSSSSCPSSSVVTAPGPTSTPLSIGGAGLSRSQPTVYISSSPPSAATPSDEVSAAPSGSRSQPKFYITANNNEDGGGRNTPTVYISAQPPPHGSQGSRNIGGQVSMGPAYIHHHPPKSRGSVGGAGTATSPRVVVTQPNTKYTFKITVSPNKPPAVSPGVVSPTFEATNLLSLPPDHHFVEPDPHHLSDPLSAHRERPSESRRLSVGSDDAAYTQALLVHQKARMDRLWHELELKKKKLEKLKEEVNVMENDLTRRRLERSNSQSQIPSIEEMQQLRCINRRLQIDIDCLTKEIDLLQTRGPHFNPSAIHNFYDNIGFLGPVPPKPKELRSKSPKTVADQEEDEGVQWSCTACTFLNHPALNRCEQCEFPRHF from the exons ATGGCCCAGGGAAGCCACCAGATAGACATTCAGGTTTTGCACGACCTGCGCCAGAAGTTCCCAGAAGTCCCGGAGGGTGTCGTGTCCCAGTGTGTTCTGCAG aacaacaacaacttgGATGCCTGTTGCGAGTACCTGTCCCAGGTGAGCCCGGGTTACCTGTACTTCGAAGGAGGAGCCCTAAACCACGCCGACGACCCCAGCTTCACCCGGCTCCGGAATCACATGACCCAGCTCAACCTGGGCCTGCAGTCTCAGAATGTGCACGTGGCCCCGGGGCGGGACAGCCTGAGGATGAACGGCAGCCGGACCCTGTCCCACAGCCTCAGCGACGGGCCCCTCCAGGCCGGACAGGCCCCCAACAGTGACTTCTTCCAGCCGGAGCCCCAGTCGGCCCCGCCGCAGGTGCCCGCCGGCCTCAATGTGTTCGGCGTGATGGAGCCGGCGCCGCGCAAACCCCAGCCCCCGCAGCACCTGGGACTCTACCAGCGGGGCGGCAAAGGACAGTCCAGCGGGCAGCCGACGCCCCGCTTCAACCCCATCACCGTGACGCTCGCCCCCAACATTCAGCCCGGCCGCAGCACCCCGACTTCTTTGCACATACATGGCGGGCCCCACGCGACCTCCGGCCTGAGCAGCCCCCAGTCCATCTACATCCGACCCTACGTGACCCAGCCTGGCGGTACGACCCGGCAGCAGCATCCGGGCAGGGCCCAGTATAGCCCCACCTCCCAGCAGCAGGTCTACCAGATCTCCCATCCCACCTCGCTGCCCGGCTCCTCGCATACCTCACAGCACCAGTCCCCGGGCCACCGGACCTCCCACGTCTACATGCCCATCAGCTCCCCCACCAACCCGCAGGCCCCTTCCTCCATCCTGCAGCCTCCCCCCGGGGGCCAGGGCCCGTCCGGCGCGCCCTCGTTCAGCCAGTACAACATACAGAACATCTCGACCGGGCCGCGCAAGAACCAGATAGAGATCAAACTTGAATCTCCTCAGAGGAGCACCTCCTCCACCGCCACGGCCGTCCTGCGTCCCGGCAGCAGCTCCCGCCccaactcctcttcctcctcttcctcctgcccCTCTTCCTCTGTGGTGACGGCCCCTGGGCCGACCAGCACCCCCCTGTCCATCGGCGGCGCCGGCCTGAGCCGCAGCCAGCCCACTGTTTACATCTCCTCCAGCCCGCCCAGCGCCGCCACGCCCTCCGACGAGGTCAGCGCCGCCCCCTCCGGCTCGCGCTCTCAGCCCAAATTCTACATCACTGCCAACAACAACGAGGACGGAGGGGGCCGAAACACCCCGACCGTCTACATCTCGGCTCAGCCCCCCCCGCACGGGTCCCAGGGGTCTCGGAATATCGGGGGCCAGGTGAGCATGGGCCCCGCTTACATCCACCACCACCCGCCCAAGTCTCGCGGTTCCGTGGGAGGGGCCGGCACGGCCACCTCCCCCCGCGTGGTGGTCACCCAGCCCAACACCAAGTACACTTTTAAAATCACGGTGTCCCCCAACAAGCCCCCGGCCGTTTCCCCCGGGGTCGTGTCACCCACCTTCGAGGCCACCAACCTCCTCAGCCTGCCCCCGGACCACCATTTTGTGGAGCCGGACCCCCATCATCTTTCCGACCCGCTGTCGGCGCACCGGGAAAGGCCCAGCGAGTCACGGAGACTGAGCGTGGGCTCAGATGACGCCGCTTACACCCAAG CCCTGCTGGTTCACCAGAAGGCCCGCATGGATCGGCTGTGGCACGAGCTGGAGCTGAAGAAGAAGAAGCTGGAGAAACTAAAAGAGGAGGTGAACGTGATGGAGAACGACCTGACCCGGAGGCGGCTAGAGCGATCAAACTCCCAGTCCCAAATCCCCTCG ATTGAGGAAATGCAGCAGTTGCGATGCATAAACAGGAGACTGCAGATCGACATTGACTGCTTAACCAAAGAAATCGATCTCCTTCAAACACGAG GACCACACTTTAATCCCAGTGCCATTCATAACTTCTATGACAACATTGGATTCCTAGGTCCTGTCCCACCCAAACCCAAAG AGTTGAGGAGTAAGAGCCCAAAGACGGTAGCAGATCAGGAGGAAGACGAGGGGGTGCAGTGGAGTTGCACGGCTTGCACCTTCCTCAACCACCCTGCCCTCAACCGCTGTGAACAGTGCGAGTTCCCACGACACTTCTGA
- the tab2 gene encoding TGF-beta-activated kinase 1 and MAP3K7-binding protein 2 isoform X3, giving the protein MAQGSHQIDIQVLHDLRQKFPEVPEGVVSQCVLQNNNNLDACCEYLSQVSPGYLYFEGGALNHADDPSFTRLRNHMTQLNLGLQSQNVHVAPGRDSLRMNGSRTLSHSLSDGPLQAGQAPNSDFFQPEPQSAPPQVPAGLNVFGVMEPAPRKPQPPQHLGLYQRGGKGQSSGQPTPRFNPITVTLAPNIQPGRSTPTSLHIHGGPHATSGLSSPQSIYIRPYVTQPGGTTRQQHPGRAQYSPTSQQQVYQISHPTSLPGSSHTSQHQSPGHRTSHVYMPISSPTNPQAPSSILQPPPGGQGPSGAPSFSQYNIQNISTGPRKNQIEIKLESPQRSTSSTATAVLRPGSSSRPNSSSSSSSCPSSSVVTAPGPTSTPLSIGGAGLSRSQPTVYISSSPPSAATPSDEVSAAPSGSRSQPKFYITANNNEDGGGRNTPTVYISAQPPPHGSQGSRNIGGQVSMGPAYIHHHPPKSRGSVGGAGTATSPRVVVTQPNTKYTFKITVSPNKPPAVSPGVVSPTFEATNLLSLPPDHHFVEPDPHHLSDPLSAHRERPSESRRLSVGSDDAAYTQALLVHQKARMDRLWHELELKKKKLEKLKEEVNVMENDLTRRRLERSNSQSQIPSDHTLIPVPFITSMTTLDS; this is encoded by the exons ATGGCCCAGGGAAGCCACCAGATAGACATTCAGGTTTTGCACGACCTGCGCCAGAAGTTCCCAGAAGTCCCGGAGGGTGTCGTGTCCCAGTGTGTTCTGCAG aacaacaacaacttgGATGCCTGTTGCGAGTACCTGTCCCAGGTGAGCCCGGGTTACCTGTACTTCGAAGGAGGAGCCCTAAACCACGCCGACGACCCCAGCTTCACCCGGCTCCGGAATCACATGACCCAGCTCAACCTGGGCCTGCAGTCTCAGAATGTGCACGTGGCCCCGGGGCGGGACAGCCTGAGGATGAACGGCAGCCGGACCCTGTCCCACAGCCTCAGCGACGGGCCCCTCCAGGCCGGACAGGCCCCCAACAGTGACTTCTTCCAGCCGGAGCCCCAGTCGGCCCCGCCGCAGGTGCCCGCCGGCCTCAATGTGTTCGGCGTGATGGAGCCGGCGCCGCGCAAACCCCAGCCCCCGCAGCACCTGGGACTCTACCAGCGGGGCGGCAAAGGACAGTCCAGCGGGCAGCCGACGCCCCGCTTCAACCCCATCACCGTGACGCTCGCCCCCAACATTCAGCCCGGCCGCAGCACCCCGACTTCTTTGCACATACATGGCGGGCCCCACGCGACCTCCGGCCTGAGCAGCCCCCAGTCCATCTACATCCGACCCTACGTGACCCAGCCTGGCGGTACGACCCGGCAGCAGCATCCGGGCAGGGCCCAGTATAGCCCCACCTCCCAGCAGCAGGTCTACCAGATCTCCCATCCCACCTCGCTGCCCGGCTCCTCGCATACCTCACAGCACCAGTCCCCGGGCCACCGGACCTCCCACGTCTACATGCCCATCAGCTCCCCCACCAACCCGCAGGCCCCTTCCTCCATCCTGCAGCCTCCCCCCGGGGGCCAGGGCCCGTCCGGCGCGCCCTCGTTCAGCCAGTACAACATACAGAACATCTCGACCGGGCCGCGCAAGAACCAGATAGAGATCAAACTTGAATCTCCTCAGAGGAGCACCTCCTCCACCGCCACGGCCGTCCTGCGTCCCGGCAGCAGCTCCCGCCccaactcctcttcctcctcttcctcctgcccCTCTTCCTCTGTGGTGACGGCCCCTGGGCCGACCAGCACCCCCCTGTCCATCGGCGGCGCCGGCCTGAGCCGCAGCCAGCCCACTGTTTACATCTCCTCCAGCCCGCCCAGCGCCGCCACGCCCTCCGACGAGGTCAGCGCCGCCCCCTCCGGCTCGCGCTCTCAGCCCAAATTCTACATCACTGCCAACAACAACGAGGACGGAGGGGGCCGAAACACCCCGACCGTCTACATCTCGGCTCAGCCCCCCCCGCACGGGTCCCAGGGGTCTCGGAATATCGGGGGCCAGGTGAGCATGGGCCCCGCTTACATCCACCACCACCCGCCCAAGTCTCGCGGTTCCGTGGGAGGGGCCGGCACGGCCACCTCCCCCCGCGTGGTGGTCACCCAGCCCAACACCAAGTACACTTTTAAAATCACGGTGTCCCCCAACAAGCCCCCGGCCGTTTCCCCCGGGGTCGTGTCACCCACCTTCGAGGCCACCAACCTCCTCAGCCTGCCCCCGGACCACCATTTTGTGGAGCCGGACCCCCATCATCTTTCCGACCCGCTGTCGGCGCACCGGGAAAGGCCCAGCGAGTCACGGAGACTGAGCGTGGGCTCAGATGACGCCGCTTACACCCAAG CCCTGCTGGTTCACCAGAAGGCCCGCATGGATCGGCTGTGGCACGAGCTGGAGCTGAAGAAGAAGAAGCTGGAGAAACTAAAAGAGGAGGTGAACGTGATGGAGAACGACCTGACCCGGAGGCGGCTAGAGCGATCAAACTCCCAGTCCCAAATCCCCTCG GACCACACTTTAATCCCAGTGCCATTCATAACTTCTATGACAACATTGGATTCCTAG
- the tab2 gene encoding TGF-beta-activated kinase 1 and MAP3K7-binding protein 2 isoform X1, which translates to MAQGSHQIDIQVLHDLRQKFPEVPEGVVSQCVLQNNNNLDACCEYLSQVSPGYLYFEGGALNHADDPSFTRLRNHMTQLNLGLQSQNVHVAPGRDSLRMNGSRTLSHSLSDGPLQAGQAPNSDFFQPEPQSAPPQVPAGLNVFGVMEPAPRKPQPPQHLGLYQRGGKGQSSGQPTPRFNPITVTLAPNIQPGRSTPTSLHIHGGPHATSGLSSPQSIYIRPYVTQPGGTTRQQHPGRAQYSPTSQQQVYQISHPTSLPGSSHTSQHQSPGHRTSHVYMPISSPTNPQAPSSILQPPPGGQGPSGAPSFSQYNIQNISTGPRKNQIEIKLESPQRSTSSTATAVLRPGSSSRPNSSSSSSSCPSSSVVTAPGPTSTPLSIGGAGLSRSQPTVYISSSPPSAATPSDEVSAAPSGSRSQPKFYITANNNEDGGGRNTPTVYISAQPPPHGSQGSRNIGGQVSMGPAYIHHHPPKSRGSVGGAGTATSPRVVVTQPNTKYTFKITVSPNKPPAVSPGVVSPTFEATNLLSLPPDHHFVEPDPHHLSDPLSAHRERPSESRRLSVGSDDAAYTQALLVHQKARMDRLWHELELKKKKLEKLKEEVNVMENDLTRRRLERSNSQSQIPSIEEMQQLRCINRRLQIDIDCLTKEIDLLQTRGPHFNPSAIHNFYDNIGFLGPVPPKPKGTLSVELRSKSPKTVADQEEDEGVQWSCTACTFLNHPALNRCEQCEFPRHF; encoded by the exons ATGGCCCAGGGAAGCCACCAGATAGACATTCAGGTTTTGCACGACCTGCGCCAGAAGTTCCCAGAAGTCCCGGAGGGTGTCGTGTCCCAGTGTGTTCTGCAG aacaacaacaacttgGATGCCTGTTGCGAGTACCTGTCCCAGGTGAGCCCGGGTTACCTGTACTTCGAAGGAGGAGCCCTAAACCACGCCGACGACCCCAGCTTCACCCGGCTCCGGAATCACATGACCCAGCTCAACCTGGGCCTGCAGTCTCAGAATGTGCACGTGGCCCCGGGGCGGGACAGCCTGAGGATGAACGGCAGCCGGACCCTGTCCCACAGCCTCAGCGACGGGCCCCTCCAGGCCGGACAGGCCCCCAACAGTGACTTCTTCCAGCCGGAGCCCCAGTCGGCCCCGCCGCAGGTGCCCGCCGGCCTCAATGTGTTCGGCGTGATGGAGCCGGCGCCGCGCAAACCCCAGCCCCCGCAGCACCTGGGACTCTACCAGCGGGGCGGCAAAGGACAGTCCAGCGGGCAGCCGACGCCCCGCTTCAACCCCATCACCGTGACGCTCGCCCCCAACATTCAGCCCGGCCGCAGCACCCCGACTTCTTTGCACATACATGGCGGGCCCCACGCGACCTCCGGCCTGAGCAGCCCCCAGTCCATCTACATCCGACCCTACGTGACCCAGCCTGGCGGTACGACCCGGCAGCAGCATCCGGGCAGGGCCCAGTATAGCCCCACCTCCCAGCAGCAGGTCTACCAGATCTCCCATCCCACCTCGCTGCCCGGCTCCTCGCATACCTCACAGCACCAGTCCCCGGGCCACCGGACCTCCCACGTCTACATGCCCATCAGCTCCCCCACCAACCCGCAGGCCCCTTCCTCCATCCTGCAGCCTCCCCCCGGGGGCCAGGGCCCGTCCGGCGCGCCCTCGTTCAGCCAGTACAACATACAGAACATCTCGACCGGGCCGCGCAAGAACCAGATAGAGATCAAACTTGAATCTCCTCAGAGGAGCACCTCCTCCACCGCCACGGCCGTCCTGCGTCCCGGCAGCAGCTCCCGCCccaactcctcttcctcctcttcctcctgcccCTCTTCCTCTGTGGTGACGGCCCCTGGGCCGACCAGCACCCCCCTGTCCATCGGCGGCGCCGGCCTGAGCCGCAGCCAGCCCACTGTTTACATCTCCTCCAGCCCGCCCAGCGCCGCCACGCCCTCCGACGAGGTCAGCGCCGCCCCCTCCGGCTCGCGCTCTCAGCCCAAATTCTACATCACTGCCAACAACAACGAGGACGGAGGGGGCCGAAACACCCCGACCGTCTACATCTCGGCTCAGCCCCCCCCGCACGGGTCCCAGGGGTCTCGGAATATCGGGGGCCAGGTGAGCATGGGCCCCGCTTACATCCACCACCACCCGCCCAAGTCTCGCGGTTCCGTGGGAGGGGCCGGCACGGCCACCTCCCCCCGCGTGGTGGTCACCCAGCCCAACACCAAGTACACTTTTAAAATCACGGTGTCCCCCAACAAGCCCCCGGCCGTTTCCCCCGGGGTCGTGTCACCCACCTTCGAGGCCACCAACCTCCTCAGCCTGCCCCCGGACCACCATTTTGTGGAGCCGGACCCCCATCATCTTTCCGACCCGCTGTCGGCGCACCGGGAAAGGCCCAGCGAGTCACGGAGACTGAGCGTGGGCTCAGATGACGCCGCTTACACCCAAG CCCTGCTGGTTCACCAGAAGGCCCGCATGGATCGGCTGTGGCACGAGCTGGAGCTGAAGAAGAAGAAGCTGGAGAAACTAAAAGAGGAGGTGAACGTGATGGAGAACGACCTGACCCGGAGGCGGCTAGAGCGATCAAACTCCCAGTCCCAAATCCCCTCG ATTGAGGAAATGCAGCAGTTGCGATGCATAAACAGGAGACTGCAGATCGACATTGACTGCTTAACCAAAGAAATCGATCTCCTTCAAACACGAG GACCACACTTTAATCCCAGTGCCATTCATAACTTCTATGACAACATTGGATTCCTAGGTCCTGTCCCACCCAAACCCAAAGGTACTTTATCTGTTG AGTTGAGGAGTAAGAGCCCAAAGACGGTAGCAGATCAGGAGGAAGACGAGGGGGTGCAGTGGAGTTGCACGGCTTGCACCTTCCTCAACCACCCTGCCCTCAACCGCTGTGAACAGTGCGAGTTCCCACGACACTTCTGA
- the LOC105017898 gene encoding probable ribonuclease ZC3H12D, which translates to MDKHHGKVERFLKLGYSHRDITRVLESLHQDAQTNDILEELIKTCHTTTVPTTTLASRSGPSNPKLVPRGCGSPQPSHSIDSDPTAGFRPVVIDGSNVAMSHGNKQVFSCRGLLLAVRWFLERGIQDITVFVPLWRKEQPRPEAPMTDQHILHELEKRKILVYTPSRCVNGKRVVCYDDRYIIKLAYESDGIVVSNDNYRDLQIEKPEWKKFIEERLLMYSFANDKFMPPDDPLGRNGPTIDNFLRKKLWTPENKQHCPYGKKCTYGMKCKFYHPERSNQSQLSVADELRAKSKPTVQTEGEWPGTTAGQRLSREAGVHTGRCEPDPAAPHLYRHPSTPPPLRKDHRSHCRAPSGDQCVGHRDETGSPVLRIPSLCPSPSPDADEAFCSLEASLPVSLSRLYIQDQTKSTNGPTVSHAYSSGVAGCSQTSGDYYPSSTYSSNTQRLSAGGLSGDPYVPQRLPQFGRDDSPSCECRQCPYGQHLGSCSTHSNPVHFTESQYFQDPNPQRQSHSLPDCSLGRVYPGGNAVLTRSSGGKASDSEQRRSVKNQLSTLFPPSIVDYVMNVYPHTLNLTELVPLIQRFRTSHVPF; encoded by the exons ATGGACAAGCACCATGGTAAAGTGGAGCGTTTCCTAAAGCTGGGCTACTCCCACAGGGACATTACACGCGTGTTGGAGAGCCTGCACCAGGACGCCCAAACGAACGACATCTTAGAGGAGCTGATCAAGACCTGCCACACCACCACAGTCCCAACCACCACACTTGCCAGCCGCTCGGGCCCCTCCAATCCAAAGCTGGTCCCCCGGGGCTGCGGGTCGCCCCAGCCCAGCCACAGCATCGACTCCGATCCCACAGCGGGATTCCGACCCGTGGTCATTGATGGAAGCAATGTGGCCAtgag CCATGGCAACAAGCAAGTGTTTTCGTGCCGAGGGCTTCTGCTGGCGGTCAGGTGGTTCCTGGAGCGCGGTATCCAGGACATCACCGTGTTCGTGCCCCTGTGGAGGAAGGAGCAGCCCCGTCCTGAGGCCCCCATGACAG ATCAGCACATCCTCCATGAGCTGGAGAAGAGGAAGATCCTGGTTTATACCCCGTCGCGATGTGTCAACGGAAAGAGGGTGGTTTGCTACGACGACCGCTACATCATTAAACTGGCCTACGAGTCAGACGGAATCGTTGTATCCAACGACAACTATAGAGACTTGCAGATAGAAAAGCCGGAGTGGAAGAAGTTCATTGAGGAAAGGCTGCTGATGTACAGCTTCGCCAACGACAA GTTCATGCCTCCAGATGATCCTTTGGGAAGGAATGGCCCGACAATTGACAACTTCTTGAGGAAAAAGCTGTGGACCCCAGAAAACAAGCAGCATTGCCCATATG GAAAGAAGTGTACTTACGGCATGAAGTGCAAGTTCTACCACCCAGAGCGTTCCAACCAATCACAGCTCTCCGTGGCAGACGAGCTGCGAGCCAAGAGCAAGCCCACCGTTCAGACCGAGGGTGAGTGGCCAGGCACCACCGCCGGCCAAAGACTCAGCCGGGAGGCCGGCGTCCACACAGGCCGCTGTGAGCCGGACCCTGCCGCGCCTCATCTGTACAGACATCCGTCCACGCCGCCTCCCCTTCGCAAAGACCACCGTTCCCACTGTAGGGCTCCTTCCGGTGATCAGTGCGTGGGCCACAGAGATGAAACGGGCAGCCCGGTTCTACGCATTCCCAGCCTCTGCCCCAGCCCCAGCCCAGACGCCGATGAAGCCTTCTGCTCCTTGGAAGCATCCCTGCCTGTGTCACTCTCCAGACTCTACATCCAGGACCAGACCAAGAGCACCAATGGGCCGACGGTGTCCCATGCCTACAGCAGTGGGGTAGCTGGCTGCAGTCAGACCAGTGGGGACTACTACCCCTCCAGCACTTACAGTAGCAACACGCAGAGGCTCAGCGCAGGTGGCCTCTCAGGGGACCCCTACGTCCCCCAGAGACTGCCGCAGTTTGGCCGTGATGACTCACCGAGCTGCGAGTGCAGGCAGTGCCCGTACGGCCAGCACCTGGGCTCTTGCTCCACTCACAGTAACCCGGTCCATTTCACTGAGTCACAGTACTTCCAGGATCCCAATCCACAACGACAGAGCCACAGCCTTCCAGACTGTAGCCTGGGACGGGTCTACCCTGGTGGTAATGCGGTGCTGACCAGGTCCAGCGGTGGTAAAGCCTCAGACAGTGAGCAGAGGAGGAGTGTGAAGAACCAGCTCAGTACCCTGTTTCCTCCCAGCATCGTGGACTATGTAATGAACGTGTATCCACACACACTTAACTTGACAGAGCTGGTTCCTCTGATCCAGAGGTTCAGAACCAGCCATGTTCCCTTCTAA